The following are encoded together in the Labrus mixtus chromosome 2, fLabMix1.1, whole genome shotgun sequence genome:
- the sart1 gene encoding U4/U6.U5 tri-snRNP-associated protein 1 has translation MGSSKKHKEKSRDKDTEERRREHKKHRHKDRDRDAADRDGTRDKEKRKRSRSRERSGRESRSKGEKGSGEPRVKKEKVDVGYEESSAEVGPQSASGDASLSIEDTNKLRAKLGLKPLEMSDNKKELGTKEEPLVAETINPVLIKQQKEMREKLAAMKEKRIQNQKLGKVKTLAEDDWLDDTAAWVERSRKMAKEKELADKRAKLLEEMDEEFGVSNLVEEEFAQSRQEAYTSGDLKGLKVQHKVDSFNEGQTVILTLQDKGVLEEEEDVLVNVGMVDKEKAEKNVELKKKKPEYKPYEEEESVDDMVTFKSHSVLSKYDEEIEGEKKKSFRLNTGGFADGERERELQAMREALRNQAQTLEMPALTIASEYYTPQEMVGFKKTKRRVRKIRKKEKQTAERLPDDTRSTDFGSRSRGRGRKQEGEDLEEVKEEEEEEEENERKSEPSHNIPLLSDDIRTAEMDISDDEDFTLPEPDVIEEDEAEQELQKQLEKQRKLKQKLLLKDSGEKIAEQIKVLDKEDNENDPDKRNNIVFNATSEFCRALGDIPTYGLSGNREDQEDMMDFEQEEEKDDAGGSDSEMDENVGWSTVNLDEEQKQPDFSTASATILDEEPIVNSGLAAALLLCKNKGLLDTQMQKIARVRATKGALPNDNYCIEDKMGFDDKYSRREEYRGFTQDFKDKDGYKPDVKIEYVDESGRKLTPKEAFRQLSHRFHGKGSGKMKTERRMKKLEEEALLKKMSSSDTPLGTVALLQEKQKSQKTPYIVLSGSGKSMNANTITK, from the coding sequence ATGGGATCGtccaagaaacacaaggaaaagAGCCGCGACAAGGACACCGAAGAGCGCCGCCGCGAACACAAGAAACATCGCCACAAGGACCGGGACAGAGATGCTGCCGACCGAGATGGGACTCGGGATAAAGAGAAACGAAAACGCTCCAGATCCAGGGAGAGGAGCGGGCGGGAGAGCCGCAGCAAAGGTGAAAAGGGTAGCGGAGAGCCACGAGTGAAGAAGGAGAAAGTTGATGTTGGTTATGAAGAAAGCAGTGCAGAAGTTGGGCCTCAGTCTGCAAGTGGAGACGCATCTCTCAGCATCGAGGATACGAACAAACTGCGAGCCAAACTGGGTCTAAAGCCTCTGGAAATGAGTGACAACAAGAAGGAGCTGGGGACCAAAGAAGAGCCATTAGTTGCTGAAACTATCAACCCTGTTCTCAttaaacagcagaaagagatgagagagaaacTCGCAGCTATGAAAGAGAAACGTATCCAGAATCAGAAACTGGGAAAAGTCAAAACCCTAGCAGAGGATGACTGGCTTGACGACACAGCCGCGTGGGTTGAGAGAAGCAGAAAGATGGCGAAGGAGAAAGAATTGGCGGATAAAAGGGCCAAATTGCTGGAGGAGATGGACGAGGAGTTCGGTGTCAGCAATCTGGTGGAGGAGGAATTTGCGCAAAGCAGACAGGAGGCCTACACATCGGGAGATCTCAAGGGACTCAAAGTGCAGCACAAGGTCGACTCCTTCAACGAGGGTCAGACTGTCATCCTGACCCTGCAGGACAAAGGTGTACTcgaagaggaagaagatgtgCTCGTAAACGTGGGAATGGTGGACAAGGAAAAAGCCGAGAAGAATGTggagttgaaaaagaaaaagccagaGTATAAGCCctatgaagaagaggagagtgtGGATGATATGGTGACATTCAAGTCACACTCTGTGCTGTCAAAGTACGATGAAGAAATTGagggtgaaaagaaaaagagtttcCGGTTGAATACTGGGGGCTTTGCTGATGGAGAGCGAGAGCGGGAACTTCAGGCTATGAGAGAAGCTCTAAGAAATCAGGCCCAGACTTTGGAAATGCCGGCTCTCACTATCGCCTCAGAGTATTACACACCTCAAGAAATGGTGGGCTTTAAGAAGACCAAGCGCCGCGTGAGGAAGatcagaaagaaggagaagcagaCCGCTGAGCGTCTCCCTGATGACACCCGCAGCACTGATTTTGGCTCCAGGTCACGTGGTCGAGGTCGCAAACAGGAGGGTGAAGACCTGGAGGAagtaaaggaggaggaggaggaggaggaggagaacgaaCGAAAGAGCGAACCGTCACACAATATCCCCCTATTGTCTGATGACATCAGGACCGCAGAAATGGACATAAGTGACGACGAGGACTTTACATTACCTGAGCCTGACGTAATTGAGGAGGATGAGGCCGAGCAGGAGCTGCAAAAACAACTGGAGAAGCAGAGGAAGCTGAAGCAAAAGCTGCTTCTCAAAGACTCTGGGGAGAAGATTGCAGAACAGATTAAAGTCCTTGATAAAGAGGACAATGAAAATGATCCCGATAAGAGAAACAACATTGTCTTTAATGCCACCTCAGAGTTTTGCAGAGCGCTTGGTGATATTCCAACTTACGGACTGTCAGGCAACAGAGAGGACCAAGAAGACATGATGGACTTtgaacaagaggaggagaaggatgatGCTGGAGGTTCAGACTCAGAAATGGATGAGAATGTTGGCTGGAGCACAGTTAACTTGGATGAAGAGCAGAAACAACCAGATTTCTCCACAGCCTCTGCCACCATTTTGGATGAAGAGCCCATCGTCAACTCCGGCCTTGCTGCTGCACTGCTGTTGTGCAAAAACAAAGGACTGTTGGACACTCAAATGCAGAAGATAGCTCGTGTCAGAGCGACGAAAGGCGCATTGCCTAATGACAACTACTGCATTGAGGACAAGATGGGCTTTGATGACAAGTACAGTAGGCGTGAAGAATACAGAGGCTTCACTCAAGACTTCAAAGACAAGGATGGATACAAGCCTGATGTCAAGATCGAGTATGTGGATGAATCTGGAAGGAAACTCACTCCCAAAGAAGCCTTCAGGCAGCTTTCACATCGATTCCACGGGAAAGGGTCTGgaaagatgaagacagagaggaggatgaaaaagCTGGAAGAAGAAGCTCTGCTGAAGAAGATGAGCAGCAGTGATACTCCGCTGGGGACAGTCGCTTTGCTTCAAGAGAAGCAGAAGTCTCAGAAAACACCTTATATTGTGCTTAGTGGGAGTGGGAAAAGTATGAATGCAAACACCATCACTAAATAA